Proteins found in one Streptomyces sp. CB09001 genomic segment:
- a CDS encoding MFS transporter, with protein sequence MPDTPRRTYADLFRTPEFSPLFLSSSANIAAQTVSGLALGTLVFRATESPLLSAVSMFGPALAQVLGATFFLSGADRLPPRATLAGLSLSFAAATAALALPGLPVWAMLVIVLVEGLIASLGGGVRWGLLTEILAKDGYLTGRSLFNMMSGLMQIAGYATGGVLVTLLSPRLCLLLAAGLYGTSAALALRLTRRPPRVSGRPSVRATWRANSLLWSARPRRHVYLALWVPNGLVVGCESLFVSYDPRAAGTLFACGALGMLAGDVTVGRLLPARLRPRLGVPLLALLAAPYLVLFLRPPLPLTAVLVGLASVGFGASLVQQERLVALTPDELSGHALGLHSAGMLTLQGVAAILAGTVAQFTSPATAMSVMAVASLTVTLTLTAASRRGAPDGGLLPTRAAVRSA encoded by the coding sequence ATGCCGGACACACCCCGCAGGACCTACGCGGACCTCTTCCGCACCCCCGAGTTCAGCCCCCTCTTCCTCTCCTCCTCCGCCAACATCGCCGCCCAGACGGTGAGCGGGCTCGCGCTCGGCACCCTGGTGTTCCGGGCGACGGAATCACCGCTGCTGTCCGCGGTCAGCATGTTCGGCCCGGCGCTCGCCCAGGTGCTGGGCGCCACCTTCTTCCTCTCCGGTGCCGACCGGCTGCCGCCGCGCGCGACGCTGGCGGGCCTCTCGCTCTCCTTCGCCGCCGCCACCGCGGCCCTCGCGCTGCCCGGCCTGCCGGTGTGGGCGATGCTCGTCATCGTCCTCGTCGAAGGCCTGATCGCCTCGCTCGGCGGCGGCGTCCGCTGGGGCCTGCTGACCGAGATCCTCGCCAAGGACGGCTACCTGACCGGGCGTTCGCTCTTCAACATGATGAGCGGCCTCATGCAGATCGCCGGATACGCGACCGGCGGCGTCCTGGTGACCCTGCTGTCGCCGCGCCTGTGCCTGCTGCTCGCGGCCGGTCTGTACGGCACGTCGGCCGCCCTCGCCCTGCGCCTGACCCGCCGCCCGCCCCGGGTCTCCGGCCGCCCCTCGGTCCGGGCCACCTGGCGGGCCAACTCCCTGCTCTGGTCGGCCCGTCCGCGCCGTCACGTGTACCTGGCGCTGTGGGTCCCCAACGGCCTCGTCGTGGGCTGCGAGTCGCTGTTCGTCTCCTACGACCCGCGCGCCGCGGGCACCTTGTTCGCCTGCGGGGCGCTGGGCATGCTCGCCGGGGACGTGACGGTCGGCCGGCTGCTGCCCGCCCGGCTGCGCCCGCGGCTCGGCGTCCCGCTCCTGGCGCTGCTGGCCGCTCCGTACCTGGTCCTCTTCCTGCGTCCGCCGCTGCCGCTGACGGCCGTACTGGTCGGCCTCGCGTCGGTGGGCTTCGGCGCGAGCCTGGTACAGCAGGAGCGCCTGGTCGCCCTGACCCCCGACGAACTCTCCGGGCACGCCCTCGGGCTGCACTCGGCCGGGATGCTCACCCTGCAGGGCGTCGCCGCGATCCTCGCGGGCACGGTGGCCCAGTTCACCTCACCGGCGACGGCCATGTCCGTGATGGCGGTCGCCTCGCTCACGGTGACGCTCACGCTGACGGCGGCGAGCCGGCGGGGCGCGCCCGACGGCGGGCTGCTGCCGACCCGGGCGGCGGTGCGGTCCGCGTGA
- a CDS encoding PP2C family protein-serine/threonine phosphatase gives MTVKKSTSGSAVLFWMPVAAMAVVAVVDLTMGPGVGLLPLVSLGPAFGSLVGGWRRTAVIGLAALLLCVGLGMYNGLFDRPRGYTAMLSVAGVTGVGIAAAVMRSRREAELASVRSIAEAAQRVLLRPVPLTAGPLHAAVSYTSAVAEARIGGDLYEVVASPHGVRVIVGDVQGKGLAAVETAARVLGAFREAAYDEKDLVKLGERLERSVARELEDEKFVTAILAEIGHDHRVVLLNYGHPAPLLVHGDGTSDFPEPPAYALPLGLAAHGGPGPDPFPVPFRPGDQLLLYTDGVTEARDERGGFYPLAERAHLLKDSDIHRALDALREDLVRHAAGPHHDDAAMLLLRYQGGDGLAPNAPE, from the coding sequence ATGACCGTGAAGAAGTCGACGTCCGGTTCCGCGGTGCTCTTCTGGATGCCCGTCGCCGCCATGGCCGTGGTCGCCGTCGTGGACCTGACGATGGGCCCCGGGGTGGGTCTGCTGCCGCTGGTGTCGCTGGGCCCGGCGTTCGGCTCACTGGTCGGCGGCTGGCGGCGCACCGCGGTGATCGGACTGGCCGCACTGCTGCTCTGCGTCGGCCTCGGCATGTACAACGGGCTCTTCGACCGCCCCCGCGGCTACACCGCCATGCTCTCGGTGGCCGGTGTGACCGGCGTCGGCATCGCGGCGGCCGTGATGCGCTCGCGCCGCGAGGCGGAGCTGGCCAGCGTGCGCTCGATCGCGGAAGCTGCCCAGCGGGTCCTGCTGCGCCCGGTGCCGCTGACCGCGGGCCCGCTGCACGCGGCCGTCTCGTACACCTCGGCGGTCGCCGAGGCCCGGATCGGCGGCGACCTGTACGAGGTGGTGGCCTCGCCGCACGGGGTCCGGGTGATCGTGGGCGACGTCCAGGGCAAGGGGCTGGCCGCGGTGGAGACCGCCGCCCGCGTCCTCGGCGCCTTCCGGGAAGCGGCGTACGACGAGAAGGACCTGGTCAAACTCGGCGAACGGCTCGAACGCAGCGTCGCCCGGGAGCTGGAGGACGAGAAGTTCGTGACCGCGATCCTCGCCGAGATCGGCCACGACCACCGGGTCGTCCTCCTGAACTACGGCCACCCGGCGCCGCTGCTCGTCCACGGCGACGGCACCTCCGACTTCCCGGAGCCGCCCGCGTACGCCCTCCCGCTGGGCCTGGCCGCGCACGGCGGGCCCGGCCCCGATCCCTTCCCGGTGCCCTTCCGCCCCGGCGACCAACTGCTCCTCTACACCGACGGCGTCACGGAGGCCCGGGACGAGCGGGGCGGCTTCTATCCGCTCGCCGAGCGCGCCCACCTCCTGAAGGACAGCGACATCCACCGTGCCCTGGACGCCCTCCGCGAGGACCTGGTCCGGCATGCGGCGGGGCCCCACCATGACGACGCGGCGATGCTGCTGCTGCGCTACCAGGGCGGGGACGGCCTCGCGCCGAACGCCCCGGAGTGA